The following proteins are co-located in the Paralichthys olivaceus isolate ysfri-2021 chromosome 10, ASM2471397v2, whole genome shotgun sequence genome:
- the il1rl2 gene encoding interleukin-1 receptor type 1 isoform X2, whose product MSFGLSVSAGGCPDPSENISTLRGVNGGFPCKQIEIFRLNNTRSIRWMKDCHPVEPSSLDEDGYMRLLPASEEDAGKYTCLVDVSFNGRSYTAARSIQLRIKKDLSDAIIAEPKLLFPQQEVVVVEVGMRAELQCLAYIGFSEDPKTLMYWTVGDIFPEDYREVLNESFKNISERGKVYRLSTLSISKVEPRFLNVPICCHITNAAGMKVGLILLQEADHSAFYTSIALCLTAVVAALALAAGSLFFKVDVVLAHRNLMRYCSKQAPDGKLYDGYVSFLRPGTLSSSEMANFALQILPEELEKKHGYSLYIRGRDDCPGEASHDTIAATLHQCRRLIIILSPDAKSPDDSKTEEMSPLCDEQNQLCYEQKIGIYDALTQNEARVILVEIGGPVDYSRLPESLHYIKRKQGALKWKNASNGTHSLSKLHSNRRFWKNLRYHMPSVPAGEHQTMN is encoded by the exons ATGAGCTTTGGGTTGTCGGTGTCGGCTGGAGGGTGTCCAGATCCATCTGAGAACATTTCCACCCTGCGCGGAGTCAATGGCGGTTTTCCCTGCAAACAGATAGAGATCTTCAGACTGAATAACACCAGGAGCATACGATGGATGAAG GACTGCCACCCAGTGGAGCCCTCGTCTTTGGATGAGGACGGCTACATGCGACTGCTTCCGGCCTCAGAGGAGGATGCTGGGAAATACACCTGTCTGGTTGATGTTAGCTTCAATGGGAGGAGCTACACAGCTGCACGTAGCATCCAGCTGAGAATCAAAAAAG ACCTCTCAGATGCAATAATTGCAGAGCCGAAGCTGCTGTTCCCCCAACAGGAAGTAGTCGTGGTTGAAGTGG GTatgagagcagagctgcagtgtttagCCTACATAGGTTTCAGTGAGGACCCTAAAACACTCATGTACTGGACTGTTGGCGATATCTTCCCTGAGGATTACAGGGAGGTACTCAACGAATCCTTTAAAAA TATTTCTGAAAGGGGGAAGGTGTATCGTCTTTCCACTCTGTCCATCTCTAAAGTTGAGCCTCGGTTCCTGAACGTCCCCATTTGTTGCCATATAACGAACGCAGCAGGAATGAAAGTCGGATTGATTCTGCTTCAAGAAG CCGACCACAGTGCCTTCTACACCAGCATTGCTCTCTGCCTCACTGCCGTCGTTGCAGCTCTGGCCCTGGCTGCTGGCTCCCTTTTCTTCAAAGTGGATGTAGTGTTGGCTCACAGGAATCTGATGAGATACTGTTCCAAACAAG CTCCTGATGGGAAACTCTACGATGGCTATGTGAGCTTCCTCCGTCCCGGCACCCTGAGCTCATCTGAGATGGCGAACTTTGCCCTGCAGATCCTTCccgaggagctggagaagaaacATGGCTACTCCCTGTACATCAGAGGACGAGACGACTGCCCCGGAGAGG CCTCGCATGATACCATCGCTGCTACTCTCCACCAGTGCCGCAGACTGATCATCATACTATCACCTGATGCAAAATCCCCCGATGATAGCAAAACAGAGGAAATGTCACCATTATGCGACGAACAAAACCAGCTGTGCTATGAACAGAAAATCGGCATTTACGACGCTTTGACGCAGAATGAAGCCCGAGTGATTCTGGTGGAAATCG GTGGCCCAGTGGATTACAGTCGCCTGCCGGAGTCTCTTCACTACATCAAGAGGAAACAAGGAGCTCTGAAGTGGAAGAACGCCTCAAATGGAACCCACAGTCTCAGCAAGCTGCACTCAAACAGAAGGTTCTGGAAGAATCTGAGGTACCACATGCCCTCAGTGCCCGCAGGAGAACACCAGACAATGAATTAA